Genomic window (Culex pipiens pallens isolate TS chromosome 3, TS_CPP_V2, whole genome shotgun sequence):
tcttttcaaAGCTATTTGTAGGTCTAGTGCCCATCTAAAAATCGCTTTTAAAAGACTACAAAACTGATGTATAGTTTTAAAAAGTCGGCTTAAGAAGAGGTTTCTAAGTACAGTCctggctcgattatccgaagcttcgCTTATTCGaagttcttattttttaattttcttgtttttaacatcaaattcgagctcttagatcccattttaggcataattgaaaagttgattgccaattaaattacaaaatgcatttttgcaatattttaccACCGCCATTTttgtcgccatcttggatttaaaaattctaaatcatctAAGAGTAGTTCATGCtctacaataaaaaatataagtaaaaaaaaacgattttccgaagtgaaatttttccgaggctttcggataatcgagtttggattgTACCTACCTAGTTTGTTTACCTCTCTTTTGAAGTACTAGAATTTACTACTTTAAATTGCAGGACATTTTCACCACCCTGGTCGACATCCAGTGGCGCTGGACGCTGGTGGTGTTTGCGCTCAGCTTCATCCTGTCCTGGCTGGGCTTCGGCACGATCTGGTACCTGATCTCGTACAGCCACGGCGACGTAACGGCCTACCAGCGGGGCGTCGGTAAGTTGGTAACGCGCGTAACGCAACTTTATTGGTAATTTGGGCGATTTTCGTTTCATTCCCAGACGATAACTACAAACCGTGCGTAACGTACATTTTCGGCTTCACGTCGGCGTTTCTGTTTTCGCTCGAGACGCAACACACCATCGGGTACGGCAACCGTTACGTGACGGAGGAATGTCCGGAAGCGGTGTTCATCCTGGCACTGCAGAGCATCACGGGCGTCTTCATACAGGCATTTATGGTGGGCATTGTGTTTGCGAAGCTGTCCCGGCCGAAGAAGCGCGCCCAGACGTTACTGTTTTCGCGTAACGCCGTCGTGTGCCACCGGGACGGGGTGCCCTGTTTGATGTTCCGGGTCGGGGATATGCGCAAGAGTCACATCATTGAGGCGCACGTTACGGCGCAGATCATTAGGAGGAGGGTAGGTTGTTGAAGGGGTGGTGCGTTACGAGGCGttacttatttgttttttttgcgtaGATTACCAAAGAGGGAGAAATTTTGCCGTTTTATCAGCAAAATATGGAGGTCAGCTGTGATGGCGGGGACGATCGGTTGATGTTTATTTGGCCGACGATCGTCGTGCATAAAATCGATAAGGAGAGTCCGCTGTACAACCTGTCCGCGCAGGATATGCTGCGGGAGCGGTTCGAGATTGTGGTTATGTTGGGTAAGTTCATGTTAAGTGCTACAACAATTGgtactgactgactgactgaccgaCTGGCTAAACTatgctaaactaaactaaactaaactaaactaaactaaactaaactaaactaaactaaactaaactaaactaaactaaactaaactaaactaaactaaactaaactaaactaaactaaactaaactaaactaaactaaactaaactaaactaaactaaactaaactaaactaaactaaactaaactaaactaaactaaaaactaaaaactaaaaactaaaaactaaaaactaaaaactaaaaactaaaaactaaaaactaaaaactaaaaactaaaaactaaaaactaaaaactaaaaactaaaaactaaaaactaaaaactaaaaactaaaaactaaaaactaaaaactaaaaactaaaaactaaaaactaaaaactaaaaactaaaaactaaaaaactaaaaactaaaaactaaaaactaaaaactaaaaactaaaaactaaaaactaaaaactaaaaactaaaaactaaaaactaaaaactaaaaactaaaaactaaaaactaaaaactaaaaactaaaaactaaaaactaaaaactaaaaactaaaaactaaaaactaaaaactaaaaactaaaaactaaaaactaaaaactaaaaactaaaaactaaaaactaaaaactaaaaactaaaaactaaaaactaaaaaactaaaaactaaaaactaaaaactaaaaactaaaaactaaaaactaaaaactaaaaactaaaaactaaaaactaaaaactaaaaactaaaaactaaaaactaaaaactaaaaactaaaaactaaaaact
Coding sequences:
- the LOC120417667 gene encoding G protein-activated inward rectifier potassium channel 3-like isoform X4, encoding MRETSPVVCYCFARKVVSFNFSRYRQTRFSSRRIRKRVIFKQGDCNVVQGNVAKRRRRYLQDIFTTLVDIQWRWTLVVFALSFILSWLGFGTIWYLISYSHGDVTAYQRGVDDNYKPCVTYIFGFTSAFLFSLETQHTIGYGNRYVTEECPEAVFILALQSITGVFIQAFMVGIVFAKLSRPKKRAQTLLFSRNAVVCHRDGVPCLMFRVGDMRKSHIIEAHVTAQIIRRRITKEGEILPFYQQNMEVSCDGGDDRLMFIWPTIVVHKIDKESPLYNLSAQDMLRERFEIVVMLEGVVESTGMTTQARSSYLPSEILWGHRFESVVKFKRETGEYEVDYTTFNNTYEVDTPLCSARQLAAVKKELCKQTGAALSSSDDDSESGSSSEATDPLPVVVVRSVRQRPPLPNGYVHFNVPPGDGEDGADVTNVTDGGADSPQIGQQRKQDRAFRKLSIKEPSMDSLC